Genomic DNA from Misgurnus anguillicaudatus chromosome 18, ASM2758022v2, whole genome shotgun sequence:
GGAGGAGTCATTGCAATTAAAATACTTCATTTAATATGTAATATTACATTAAGTATTTTATTATGGGAGAGACTAAAGTTTTTTAAGCTGCCtgatttattgttaaaaaacacaagTGCATAACATACTGCTAACAGCATACATCAGAAATTTTTGCAATAGGCCTACAGtgattatctgtttattttgtttgtgtgcTATGTTGTTTGGTGGTAAAATAACAGACATTTTACAAAGCAATCAGGTGAAACATATTAAATGTCCTTGTTTTTACATTAACAGCATTACACCGTCAATTTAACGGTAATTTCATGATTTTTTAATTACGTTTTTTTTCCTTCACTATTTTACATTCTTTCACCGTTAAATCCacggactttttttacagtgaagttaATAAGACTACATTAGTAGCATTTTCACACGAGTCATTTCACATTCCTTTACAATCCGTCTCTTCAAACAATGCTCAACATTTCAATGTTATTTAACTTTGTGATCAGACCTGAAATCCGGGTGTATCTCGTAAAACCTGTCGTAAACATATTTGCATGCTAGCACATTTTACTGTTACTATGGTAAAGTATTGAGGAGGTAAATGGGATTGGGATGAAAATAATGacacaatgaaaaaaatatacagtatttaaccGTCTTCAAGTTCTTCATAGATTATATCATTCATTTATTAACTCATACTCCTGACATTCCTGCTGTACTGTTTAATTCAGATTAGTGTTAAATCTGTATCTTTACCATTCAAACGGATTTTGATTGAAGAGAAAAGTGAGTTTTCACATAAATATTTTGGTTACTTTAAAGAAGGACCCACAACTTAACTTTCAGTATTCATAAGTTAAagctaaaaaacaaaaaacaataatgaaagactatatgtgcaaataaatttaaaacaaagtaaaaaataaaataactaaatgtCTAACCTGTGAAATAAACTGATGATTATGAGTCAAAATTAATTCTGGAGATTCCTAATAAAAAAACGAATCAAATCGAATGATCGAAATCATAAACCTACAATACAACACATTAATGTCAAAACATGTTCGTATGCATTTTGACAAGTTAAAATAGTTGGAGATAAAGACACACACTGCTGGTGGCTGTAAATATTGTCTTTGCAAACAAATCAGTACAAATCTAACAAACCCAGAAAATAAACAGACGTGTCAAGGACATTATGTGTATGTTAAACTAATATTGAATGTAgataataaatgtgtaaatgtttcCTTAACCTCACTTAAGACATTCATCAAACTTTAATCTTCATATCTCCATCATGAATGTGAATATAGAGGATTTAGAAAAGTTCATAATGTAAGAATAATCGGCTGATCTTCACTAACACACAAACATAACGCTTAAACAATGAATGAATTTCTCACGGTGAATCTCACAAAAACTGTCAAGGAAATGTCCAGATCATGTTATTACTTTTAAACTATTAttacttttatactgtacatGCTACAAAATGCTGGATTATTGCTAACCGACTTTTAAGTTTAACCATcttggatttacaagtaatttcaacttcTGTTTATCTTAGGTAAAGATTAGTTGCCACAACTTagaaaatgaagttgacttatttcaactatttttataagttataacaactcatctggtcaagataaataatattttgttgaaatgacgttgattaaacttaacaatttaaggcagcaattttttttacagtgcagcgttgggtcaaaagggaTAAAACCCAGCCACTGTGTTAAATTAATCCTGAAAagtttttgacccaacaatgggttaaattacaacccaattgGATGGGTTTATCCCTTTCTGACTCAACGCTGGGTTtaaaataatccagcatttttaTCATCTTGTTTAAATTGTAAAGCACGTCTGGTTTCATTATGacttttttttcaataaaatgtacagatacgTTTATTGCTGCTTTACAGTAATATAATACAAGAATGAAACCATGATACATTGTCATGAAAATACTGAAACAATTTTCCTAAAAAGTCCTAAAAATATGCTTCATCATTCAtgcaaaatgtatatttttctcttttgtttCATGACCTGGACATTTCATTGCAAAGAAATCTCTCACATAAGCGCACACATTTTTACTGTAACAATATTACTATAAAGGATCTGTTGCTCAGATCAGATCAGACAGGCACTGATGGTTTAATATTCACTGTGTAACCTGTAAAACTTCATGTTTGAATCATGACACTCACACGCATGATGGGGAGacaaaactaaacattaaacCTAATAGATAATAACAATGGGTTTCATTCAccaagcatgcgtacgcacaaattgTGCATCCGAACAAAtcttgattcaacaaaaactttcatactaaaatttatttgaaatgatagcatgattagatTTTGATTCTTacgtttttgcatacattttagTATGAACGTTTTTGTTTAATAATGATTTGTTACGTCCAAATGCACATTTCACGAACAAATTTGTGCATATGCATGCTTgatgaatgagacccattgtccTTAATAATGTCCTTGACAATACTAGAGATATTAAATGTTAGGAACAAAAGCAGGGGTTTAACTTTACATGTGACACTCCTAAGACATCTCAACCCAAGCCAAACTTCATCCTCCCCACAAAAATCCAACAAAGTTCAAATAGAAAAACTCAATGCGAGAGGTTTACCGTATTTAATTTAGTACCAAATTACAAATATAGAGGGCTCAACGATCGATCACACCGTCTCAGCCCGTATACGCTCGGCTCAGACACATCCAGTACACGCAAACACAACTCGTACGCAACTTTCACCGACACAACCGTCAAATCCCTTAAAAATAAAGAGTAATCCCTTTGTGTACCCTTTGACCACAAAGTCAGAAAGTTCTGGAGCAAaccaaagaaaaacaaaccacGAAAATGTGGCCTCATGTCCGTGCGACTAAACTTTCTGCACCAGAGTTTGCGGTAGTCGTTTGCCGGCCTTCTTCATGCGACTGCGTGCGTAGACGCGCAGGAAGAGAGCGACGAAGACCACGGCCACGCCGAAGGCGCCCACCAGCGTGATGGCGTGACCGTAGATGAAGCAGGACAAAAGAATGGCGAAAGCCTGCCGCAGGGTCATGATGATGGTGAAGACGGCCGCTCCGAACTGCCCGATCGTGTAGAAGATGAAGAGCTGACCGCACGCCGAGCAGATGGACAGCAGCACGGCGTGAAACGCGAACTCGGAGTGACGCGTCATGAACGCCAGCGAGTCGAAGAAGGCGCCCTGCTCCAGGAGAGAGCCGACCGTGAAGAGACAGGAGAAGAGATTTACCCCGAACATCATCTGCACGGAGGACATCTTGTATTTGAAGAGGTTGTCCTGCCAGTTGGATGTGAAACTGTCGAATACGATGTATCCCGCCAGGATAATGACGCCGGAGAAGGTCGTGACGGTGGACAGGTGTTTGCTGGTGGAGCTGGAGAGAAGGAACATGCTGACGCCGACGGAGATGAGCATGGCGGTGAAGTATTCCCAATACTCGTAGCTCTTGTGCGAGACGATCTTGCCCATCAGCATCACGGGTATCACCTTAGATGCTTTGGCCAGAACCTGGTAATAAAAGGACATCTCTCAGCGGACATGGACGGATTACAGAAAGATTACTGACATTACGGTCACACTTGGAAATGATGCGACACCTACACGAGGTTCAAGCTGGAATAGCGAACCAAACACGTAAAACAtcaaaaaactttttgaaagaAAATACTCAAACTGCTAGAATTATAAATATTGACAGAAGGATAAGCAGATATTCAAATCTTACACAgtaggtacgtttacatgcaaccaaataatccgtttgtaatcACATTGATGGTTCAATCGgtttgaaaagccttcatgaaAACACTTTAATCAATACGTTTGAGGTCGATcggacagggttcccacaccttagttaacttcaaattcaaggacctttcaaggactttccaggtccaataccctcaaattgaaagactaaatgtggggactgGCACCAAATTtaagagtgtgccactgaattttacatccagttgcacatgtgcgaccagtaaatttgacatttgtttgtgatgtgacactgaatttgaaacagcacattttactttctgcatctatcgtTAAAGAATTTATtcgtaatacagtggaaattagtagaaatgtgaatatttggttagcatgttgatttacagtgtgtgccccttaattttctggttgcgcccctaagaTTTTCAGTTGGGAGCCACTGTGCTTccagtgaaaaaagttagtctggagccctgctttgataacattacataaagcaataaaatagcagAAAACGCTTTTAtttgcctatatctgaaaacttcttaagaaaaCCTTTTCCAACtttgactttgtacatttatccagagataaagcgtgaacttGATGAGAGATGCCTCTGCTTTTTTTTGAACTTTTAAACTGTTAGTGAGATGATTTTCTTCTgtgggttaaagatgaaaggattttgtTTATTAGTTTTTGGTGTTTGGGTTGtaaatagtcattgggatgatTTTGGGGCTAGTTTTAAATGTCCATTGGACTGTCTTTGATACATGAATGGTGCAGACGTTTGATTTAGATAATATATTGTGTACATGCAAACAAACATTTtgatcagattgcaatgtttagggtacaTGTAAACTATACTGTCATAACCTGCAATCAGATTAAATTTAGTCGGAT
This window encodes:
- the slc35b2 gene encoding adenosine 3'-phospho 5'-phosphosulfate transporter 1: MPLFPWSLLVVVLVFVLPAVHADEENSLTLVGWQDVWIFRLFLNVLGYATIIVPGYLLFSYFKRVNYLETGRGLCYPVIKTCVFGNESKAGLLDDASATPRNESESSSTVRQAFKLIFCAAGLQVSYLTWGVLQERVMTRSYGAEGSGERFKDSQFLVFMNRILALTVGGLCCVVFKQPRHAAPMYKYSFASLSNILSSWCQYEALKYISFPTQVLAKASKVIPVMLMGKIVSHKSYEYWEYFTAMLISVGVSMFLLSSSTSKHLSTVTTFSGVIILAGYIVFDSFTSNWQDNLFKYKMSSVQMMFGVNLFSCLFTVGSLLEQGAFFDSLAFMTRHSEFAFHAVLLSICSACGQLFIFYTIGQFGAAVFTIIMTLRQAFAILLSCFIYGHAITLVGAFGVAVVFVALFLRVYARSRMKKAGKRLPQTLVQKV